From Streptomyces sp. 6-11-2, one genomic window encodes:
- a CDS encoding stealth conserved region 3 domain-containing protein gives MKITFLLTTADAVGGTERAVFNQASELAARHEVRVLSVFRSRREQFFTPDERVRVDYLVDLTSRPPRPVRRTSVDDSVWAGLAAQPSRIVDPSWESAFNRLSDLELELALQDTDTDVLVTTTPALMALAVHLVPAHVVTVHQEHRVSELRGTSGEPLRRYASRLDALAVLSERTRDWFAETLGDAAPRLEVVPNALPSGFRPRSTLKTRTVVIAGRLVAEKQIDHAVTAWATVAQAYPDWQLRIFGDGPLSGALRRQIEMLGLHDCVQLNGNSPHLAEEWAKASIAALTSRNEAFGLVLAEAHAAGVPVVSYDAPNGPREVVIDGQTGVLVPPGDTDALASALMLLIQNSELRQRMGAAALASVNRFSPTVVTAHWERVLHELVAQRDSGARAVLKAEREALHAFRSGSDGIVPAAAATPATTVRTSDQRALEGRLLKRRGLVQDGGQVCRLMEWQSPWDVVQQNLALVADALEEADIPYFVVRDHLVRHTVAVHAVHREAVFKALAERYAKEAVYAAVLNEGQKTVATVLAGLVAPYADTPSSGVRVYQNVVSHSRILRLGAVYGCTVSFWDTDPDDESGAHLKAPARTLIGDRVPNSALRRRPITLGNRHYPTIDAFQHVLHGDVDFPVDAVYTWVNGADVSWLERKNAVLAAMGMETEDAATSAARFRDRDELRYSLRSIDMYAPWIRNIYLVTDQQVPSWLDLSHPRVRVVDHTEIFAGRGALPTYNSHAIESQLHHIEGLAEHFLYFNDDVFVGRTLQPGTFFHGNGQAKHFMSPTSVPMAPPSYEDEFNISAAKNNRALVEESFGQTLVHSFLHAPHPLRRSVLADIEEHYQEAVATTAANRLRSHSDVSVASSLHHYYGFHTLRSVPGSISCGFVNVGLSEHAPRLNRILNVRPHDVFCLNDYHDGDVPEDEQDAVLAAFLPSYFPVPSQFETGSQRNQLAHEGRLPDWPL, from the coding sequence ATGAAGATCACGTTTCTGCTGACCACGGCCGACGCCGTCGGCGGCACCGAACGGGCCGTGTTCAACCAGGCCTCCGAGCTCGCCGCCCGGCACGAGGTGCGGGTGCTCAGCGTCTTCAGGAGCAGGCGCGAGCAGTTCTTCACGCCCGACGAGCGGGTCCGTGTCGACTACCTGGTCGACCTCACCTCCCGCCCGCCCCGCCCGGTGCGCCGGACCTCGGTGGACGACTCGGTGTGGGCCGGACTGGCCGCTCAGCCCAGCCGGATCGTCGACCCTTCCTGGGAGTCGGCGTTCAACCGGCTGTCGGACCTGGAACTCGAACTCGCGCTCCAGGACACCGACACGGACGTCCTGGTCACCACCACGCCCGCGCTGATGGCGCTGGCCGTCCACCTCGTCCCCGCCCACGTCGTCACCGTCCACCAGGAGCACCGCGTCTCCGAACTGCGCGGCACCAGCGGCGAGCCGCTGCGCCGCTACGCCTCCCGGTTGGACGCGTTGGCGGTGCTGAGCGAGCGCACCCGGGACTGGTTCGCCGAGACCCTGGGCGACGCCGCTCCCCGCCTGGAGGTCGTGCCCAACGCCCTGCCCAGCGGCTTCCGGCCCCGTTCGACGCTGAAGACCCGGACGGTGGTGATCGCCGGCCGGCTCGTGGCGGAGAAGCAGATCGACCACGCCGTCACGGCCTGGGCGACCGTCGCGCAGGCGTACCCGGACTGGCAGCTGCGGATCTTCGGCGACGGGCCGCTCAGCGGTGCCCTGCGCCGCCAGATCGAGATGCTCGGACTGCACGACTGCGTGCAGCTCAACGGCAACTCCCCCCATCTGGCGGAGGAGTGGGCCAAGGCCAGCATCGCGGCACTCACCTCCCGCAACGAGGCGTTCGGCCTGGTCCTCGCGGAGGCGCATGCGGCCGGTGTCCCGGTGGTCTCCTACGACGCGCCCAACGGCCCGCGCGAGGTGGTCATCGACGGGCAGACCGGCGTCCTCGTCCCGCCCGGCGACACCGACGCCCTCGCCTCCGCGCTGATGCTGCTCATCCAGAACTCCGAGCTGCGGCAGCGGATGGGCGCCGCGGCCCTGGCGTCCGTCAACCGCTTCTCGCCCACCGTGGTCACCGCCCACTGGGAGCGCGTCCTCCACGAACTCGTGGCCCAGCGGGACAGCGGCGCCCGCGCGGTCCTCAAGGCCGAACGCGAGGCCCTGCACGCCTTCCGCAGCGGGTCCGACGGCATCGTGCCCGCGGCGGCCGCCACTCCGGCCACCACCGTGCGCACCTCCGACCAGCGCGCGCTGGAAGGACGCCTGCTCAAGCGGCGCGGCCTGGTGCAGGACGGCGGCCAGGTCTGCCGCCTGATGGAGTGGCAGTCCCCGTGGGACGTCGTCCAGCAGAACCTGGCCCTGGTGGCCGACGCGCTCGAAGAGGCCGACATCCCCTACTTCGTCGTACGCGACCACCTCGTACGGCACACCGTCGCGGTGCACGCCGTGCACCGCGAGGCGGTGTTCAAGGCCCTCGCCGAACGGTACGCCAAGGAAGCCGTGTACGCCGCCGTGCTCAACGAGGGGCAGAAGACGGTCGCCACCGTCCTCGCCGGTCTCGTCGCGCCGTACGCCGACACCCCCTCGTCCGGTGTTCGGGTGTACCAGAACGTGGTCTCCCACTCGCGCATCCTGCGGCTCGGCGCCGTCTACGGCTGCACCGTGTCCTTCTGGGACACCGACCCCGACGACGAGTCCGGGGCGCACCTGAAGGCTCCCGCGCGCACGCTCATCGGAGACCGGGTGCCGAACAGCGCCCTGCGCCGGCGCCCGATCACTCTCGGCAACCGCCACTACCCGACGATCGACGCCTTCCAGCACGTGCTGCACGGAGACGTCGACTTCCCCGTGGACGCCGTCTACACCTGGGTGAACGGCGCCGACGTCTCGTGGCTGGAGCGCAAGAACGCCGTCCTGGCCGCCATGGGCATGGAGACCGAGGACGCGGCCACGAGCGCGGCCCGGTTCCGGGACCGGGACGAACTGCGCTACTCCCTGCGCTCCATCGACATGTACGCGCCCTGGATCCGGAACATCTACCTCGTCACCGACCAGCAGGTACCGTCCTGGCTCGACCTCTCGCACCCGCGTGTGCGCGTCGTGGACCACACCGAGATCTTCGCCGGGCGCGGCGCGCTGCCCACGTACAACTCCCATGCCATCGAGAGCCAGTTGCACCACATCGAGGGCCTGGCCGAGCACTTCCTCTACTTCAACGACGACGTGTTCGTCGGGCGGACCCTCCAGCCCGGCACGTTCTTCCACGGCAACGGGCAGGCGAAGCACTTCATGTCGCCCACCTCCGTCCCGATGGCCCCGCCCTCCTACGAGGACGAGTTCAACATCAGCGCCGCGAAGAACAACCGCGCGCTTGTCGAGGAGTCCTTCGGGCAGACGCTGGTGCACTCGTTCCTGCACGCGCCGCACCCGCTGCGCCGCAGCGTCCTGGCCGACATCGAGGAGCACTACCAGGAGGCGGTGGCGACCACCGCAGCCAACCGGCTGCGCAGCCACAGCGACGTGTCCGTGGCGTCCTCGCTGCACCACTACTACGGGTTCCACACACTGCGCAGCGTCCCCGGCAGCATCTCGTGCGGTTTCGTCAACGTCGGCCTGAGCGAGCACGCCCCCCGGCTGAACCGGATCCTCAACGTCCGCCCGCACGACGTGTTCTGCCTGAACGACTACCACGACGGCGACGTGCCCGAGGACGAGCAGGACGCCGTCCTCGCCGCGTTCCTGCCCAGCTACTTCCCGGTGCCGAGCCAGTTCGAGACCGGATCGCAGCGCAACCAGCTCGCCCACGAGGGCCGCCTGCCGGACTGGCCGCTGTGA
- a CDS encoding stealth family protein, with protein MRSAVMVRAMGGQGRGGKRTSDGPLRVVREAGKHLRAVEVPGATAWAARARNLHIVVSLLEEAGIDYFCVRGAKSSVVPCVAVPARRRADFEELLQLAFVEHPGYIGTSPAQLRPGSAPGSWRALRGQDVLRVTWVVCDPSARLVFGGEYGCDIEFWTERDGLLVAPRPNKVATEVPLDAGRCWAEQKRFSAVPGPYTTGRARTLPEFVAALPDDHLFPIDVVYTWVDDSDTVWRARRDAARGQLTSAREGALHEQAANDARYTSRDELRYSLRSIHQYAPWVRNIFLVTAGQVPSWLNTDFPGIRVVDHREIFSDPSALPTFNSHAIESQLHHIPELSEHFLYLNDDVFFGRPVHPGHFFHANGLTKFFQSKALIPSGRTSAEDLPVNAAGKNSRGLIAQYFGTVISQKMKHTPHALRRSVLAEIEQVYNQAHRVTQHSRFRSPSDVPIASSLHHYYAYHSARATVGDIRYVYIDLADGLAQRRLDTLLARRNFDTFCMNDTITAADPEAQSRMVATFLENYFPVASPFETASGAVAPRRPAPAAELGYAGS; from the coding sequence ATGCGCTCCGCCGTCATGGTGCGGGCGATGGGCGGTCAGGGCCGAGGCGGCAAGCGCACGTCCGACGGTCCTCTGCGCGTCGTACGGGAAGCCGGAAAGCACCTGCGCGCGGTGGAGGTGCCCGGCGCCACCGCGTGGGCCGCCCGTGCGCGCAACCTCCACATCGTGGTCTCCCTGCTGGAGGAAGCCGGGATCGACTACTTCTGCGTCCGCGGCGCGAAGTCGTCCGTGGTGCCGTGCGTGGCCGTTCCCGCCCGGCGGCGGGCCGACTTCGAGGAACTGCTCCAGCTCGCCTTCGTGGAGCACCCCGGATACATCGGGACCTCCCCGGCGCAGTTGCGTCCCGGGTCCGCGCCGGGAAGCTGGCGGGCGCTGCGCGGGCAGGACGTGCTGCGGGTGACGTGGGTCGTCTGCGACCCCAGCGCGCGCCTGGTGTTCGGCGGCGAGTACGGCTGCGACATCGAGTTCTGGACCGAGCGGGACGGCCTGCTCGTCGCGCCGCGGCCCAACAAGGTGGCGACCGAGGTCCCGCTGGACGCGGGCCGCTGCTGGGCGGAGCAGAAGCGTTTCAGCGCGGTGCCCGGCCCCTACACCACCGGCCGGGCGCGCACCCTGCCCGAGTTCGTGGCCGCGCTGCCGGACGACCACCTCTTCCCGATCGACGTCGTCTACACCTGGGTGGACGACTCGGACACGGTCTGGCGGGCCCGCCGCGACGCGGCCCGCGGGCAGCTCACCTCCGCCCGGGAGGGCGCTCTGCACGAGCAGGCGGCCAACGACGCCCGCTACACCAGCCGGGACGAGCTGAGGTACTCGCTGCGCTCGATCCACCAGTACGCGCCCTGGGTGCGCAACATCTTCCTGGTCACGGCCGGCCAGGTGCCGTCGTGGCTGAACACGGACTTCCCCGGGATCCGCGTGGTGGACCACCGCGAGATCTTCTCCGACCCCAGTGCGCTGCCGACGTTCAACTCCCACGCGATCGAGAGCCAGTTGCACCACATACCCGAGCTCTCGGAGCACTTCCTGTACCTGAACGACGACGTCTTCTTCGGGCGGCCCGTGCATCCGGGCCACTTCTTCCACGCCAATGGGCTGACCAAGTTCTTCCAGTCCAAGGCCCTGATCCCGTCCGGGCGGACCAGCGCGGAGGACCTGCCCGTCAACGCGGCGGGCAAGAACAGCCGCGGCCTGATCGCCCAGTACTTCGGCACCGTCATCTCCCAGAAGATGAAGCACACGCCGCACGCGCTGCGGCGCAGTGTGCTGGCCGAGATCGAACAGGTCTACAACCAGGCGCACCGGGTGACCCAGCACTCCCGCTTCCGCTCGCCCAGCGACGTACCGATCGCCTCTTCCCTGCACCACTACTACGCCTACCACTCGGCACGCGCCACGGTCGGTGACATCCGCTACGTCTACATCGACCTGGCGGACGGGCTGGCCCAGCGCCGGCTCGACACCCTTCTGGCCCGCCGCAACTTCGACACCTTCTGCATGAACGACACCATCACCGCCGCCGACCCCGAGGCCCAGTCCCGCATGGTCGCCACCTTCCTGGAAAACTACTTCCCAGTAGCCAGTCCCTTCGAGACAGCCTCCGGCGCCGTGGCGCCGCGCAGGCCGGCCCCTGCGGCAGAACTGGGGTACGCGGGCTCATGA
- a CDS encoding LCP family protein, protein MTTPAVESPRSPHRPDQDGTPRRRRRTGRWILLSMAVLVAAGAGTVYWLYSGLNGNIKGVDIENAIGDDRPEKLPTSGQNILILGSDSRAGDNAALNTGKVAGARSDTALMMHIPEGRTEAVAISIPRDTLVTRPECTKSDGTTVASAKRVMFNSIYGQVGPACVVKTVEQMSGIRMDHYMEIDFAGFQGLVDAIGGVTVTVDQDIHDKSSGLDLTAGTHRLDGTRALQFVRTRHGIGDGSDLGRISLQQQFMLALLSEIKKQDLLGSPTKTYKIADKLTAALTTDSDLASLTKLAEFGRSLNGVDPSSMETIMLPVMYDKIDPNRVVAAEPQATELWKALRNDSTIPESAKKSPATGG, encoded by the coding sequence ATGACAACCCCAGCCGTCGAGAGCCCCCGCAGCCCGCACCGGCCCGACCAGGACGGGACTCCCCGTCGCCGGCGTCGCACCGGCCGGTGGATCCTGCTCTCCATGGCCGTGCTGGTCGCGGCCGGGGCGGGGACGGTGTACTGGCTGTACAGCGGCCTGAACGGCAACATCAAGGGCGTCGACATCGAAAACGCCATCGGCGACGACCGGCCCGAGAAGCTGCCCACCTCCGGGCAGAACATCCTGATCCTCGGCTCCGACTCCCGCGCCGGCGACAACGCCGCGCTCAACACCGGCAAGGTGGCCGGCGCGCGCTCCGACACCGCGCTGATGATGCACATACCCGAGGGCCGCACCGAGGCCGTCGCCATCAGCATTCCGCGCGACACCCTGGTGACCCGGCCCGAGTGCACGAAGTCCGACGGCACCACGGTGGCGTCGGCGAAGCGCGTGATGTTCAACTCCATCTACGGACAGGTCGGCCCGGCCTGTGTGGTGAAGACCGTGGAGCAGATGTCCGGCATCCGCATGGACCACTACATGGAGATCGACTTCGCCGGCTTCCAGGGGCTGGTGGACGCGATAGGCGGGGTCACCGTCACCGTGGACCAGGACATCCACGACAAGTCCAGCGGCCTGGACCTCACCGCCGGCACCCACCGCCTGGACGGCACCCGGGCCCTGCAGTTCGTCCGCACCCGGCACGGCATCGGCGACGGCAGCGACCTCGGACGCATCAGCCTCCAGCAGCAGTTCATGCTGGCCCTGCTGAGCGAGATCAAGAAGCAGGACCTCCTGGGCAGCCCCACCAAGACGTACAAGATCGCCGACAAGCTCACCGCGGCCCTCACCACCGACTCCGATCTCGCCTCTCTCACCAAGCTGGCGGAGTTCGGGCGCAGCCTGAACGGGGTCGACCCCTCCAGCATGGAGACGATCATGCTGCCGGTGATGTACGACAAGATCGACCCCAACCGCGTCGTGGCCGCGGAGCCCCAGGCGACGGAGCTGTGGAAGGCGCTCCGCAACGACTCCACCATCCCGGAGTCCGCCAAGAAGTCCCCGGCGACGGGCGGTTGA
- a CDS encoding NYN domain-containing protein, giving the protein MPTLLIVDGANVVGSVPDGWWRDRRAAAERLRDRLTGYVEEGVPGVPGPLDIVLVLEGAARGVPSVPGVRVEEAPGNGDDHIVRLAAATADRSRVVVTADRELRRRVTATGATTVGPRAVYGPGDQDTSGRER; this is encoded by the coding sequence ATGCCGACCCTGCTGATCGTCGACGGGGCCAACGTCGTCGGCTCCGTCCCGGACGGGTGGTGGCGCGACCGGCGGGCCGCCGCCGAACGCCTGCGCGACCGGCTCACCGGGTACGTCGAGGAAGGCGTTCCCGGCGTGCCCGGTCCGCTGGACATCGTCCTGGTCCTGGAGGGCGCCGCGCGAGGCGTACCGTCCGTACCCGGCGTACGGGTCGAGGAAGCCCCCGGCAACGGCGACGACCACATCGTCCGACTGGCCGCCGCCACGGCGGACCGGTCCCGCGTGGTCGTCACCGCGGACCGCGAACTCCGCCGCAGAGTGACCGCGACGGGCGCCACCACGGTGGGTCCCCGCGCGGTGTACGGCCCCGGCGACCAGGACACCTCCGGTCGGGAGCGTTGA
- a CDS encoding sulfite exporter TauE/SafE family protein translates to MTTTLIAEVALVTTLASFAQALSGFGFALVAVPLLTLLTSPQNAIVVVTALGGVLSLAVCVHQREHVSVRTAGLVSAAGLVGMPLGLLAVTVLGARSLSALIACVVLVFAVLIGRGLTFRRGTGPTIASGFASGALLTATGMNGPPLVATFQAMGLAPREFRATLQATFCVQDALALAGFLAVGRLTTDGLLLTGAGLPGLLVGWWLGDRLFARTDPTRFKRIVLGVLVASACVALYQATLN, encoded by the coding sequence GTGACGACGACCCTGATCGCCGAGGTGGCACTGGTCACCACGCTGGCGTCGTTCGCGCAGGCGCTGAGCGGCTTCGGGTTCGCGCTGGTGGCGGTGCCGCTGCTGACCCTGCTGACCAGCCCGCAGAACGCCATCGTCGTGGTCACTGCGCTGGGCGGGGTGCTCTCGCTGGCGGTCTGCGTCCATCAGAGAGAGCACGTCAGTGTGCGCACCGCGGGCCTGGTGAGCGCGGCGGGACTGGTGGGCATGCCGCTCGGGCTGCTCGCGGTGACGGTGCTCGGGGCCCGCTCGCTGTCGGCCCTCATCGCCTGTGTGGTGCTGGTGTTCGCCGTCCTGATCGGCCGCGGCCTGACCTTCCGCCGCGGTACGGGCCCCACCATCGCCTCGGGTTTCGCCAGCGGGGCGCTGCTGACCGCGACCGGTATGAACGGGCCGCCGCTGGTCGCCACCTTCCAGGCCATGGGCCTGGCGCCCCGGGAGTTCCGGGCGACCCTCCAGGCCACGTTCTGCGTCCAGGACGCCCTGGCCCTCGCCGGATTCCTCGCCGTCGGCCGGCTGACCACGGACGGCCTCCTGCTGACCGGTGCGGGGCTTCCCGGCCTGCTGGTGGGCTGGTGGCTGGGAGACCGCCTCTTCGCCCGCACGGATCCCACCCGCTTCAAACGGATCGTTCTGGGCGTCCTGGTGGCCAGCGCCTGTGTGGCCCTGTACCAGGCCACGCTGAACTGA
- a CDS encoding GntR family transcriptional regulator, translating to MTADKGGLPGIKRDVPTAIHVQISEHIRLRIASGEWPAHYRLKSEPELAQEFGVSRGTLRRALTTLIEEGLLRQVRGRGTFVTSTTIEPAIAQKLSTLSEDFASQGVVTTTSVRECSLIIPPRPVAALLDVAPGTRVLRLVRVRSTGEGPVALLFNFVRTDVAPGIEEVDFTTSSLFGVLEGTYGLKIATARRTFSAEAATADVADALALPEGAPVQYLQQVTYLADDRPVEYSDVWIHSGRLRVTSLLLRR from the coding sequence GTGACGGCCGACAAAGGGGGGCTTCCGGGCATCAAGCGTGACGTCCCCACGGCGATCCACGTCCAGATCTCGGAACACATCCGACTGCGTATCGCCAGCGGCGAGTGGCCGGCGCACTACCGCCTCAAGAGCGAGCCGGAACTGGCTCAGGAGTTCGGCGTCAGCCGCGGCACCCTGCGGCGCGCCCTGACCACGCTCATCGAGGAGGGCCTGCTGCGGCAGGTGCGCGGGCGGGGCACGTTCGTCACCTCGACGACGATCGAACCGGCGATCGCCCAGAAGCTGAGCACCCTGTCCGAGGACTTCGCCAGCCAGGGAGTCGTCACCACCACGTCGGTGCGGGAGTGCTCGCTGATCATTCCGCCCCGGCCCGTCGCGGCCCTGCTGGACGTCGCCCCCGGTACCCGCGTCCTGCGCCTGGTGCGGGTGCGCAGCACCGGCGAGGGGCCGGTCGCGCTGCTGTTCAACTTCGTGCGCACGGACGTCGCGCCCGGCATCGAAGAGGTGGACTTCACCACCTCCAGTCTCTTCGGGGTCCTGGAGGGCACCTACGGGCTGAAGATCGCCACGGCCCGCCGGACCTTCAGCGCGGAGGCCGCCACCGCCGATGTCGCCGATGCCCTGGCACTGCCCGAGGGCGCCCCCGTGCAGTACCTCCAGCAGGTCACCTACCTCGCCGACGACCGTCCGGTGGAGTACTCGGACGTCTGGATCCACAGCGGCCGGCTGAGGGTCACCTCGCTGCTGCTGCGCAGATGA
- the deoC gene encoding deoxyribose-phosphate aldolase has protein sequence MSTTTVTSAELDLTPAELAPYIQHTKIDPDATRDEMVAHAQEAVTHGFNAAMVPASWLPVVVAELRGTGVGVASALDFPTVGVMTSAGKAAEAAEIARLGATQLDIGVQVGWLKSGRYDDFREDIAGVVRASGLPVKVMLELPLLTDDEKETAVELAMEAGAAFLKNASSGQIETANPASVRYLVDRARNGVQVKASGSIKTYRQGLELLRAGASLLGTSAGLAIVTDTGDESTVSY, from the coding sequence GTGTCCACCACGACCGTCACCTCTGCCGAACTCGACCTCACCCCCGCCGAGTTGGCCCCCTACATCCAGCACACCAAGATCGATCCGGACGCGACCCGCGACGAGATGGTCGCCCACGCCCAGGAGGCGGTCACCCACGGTTTCAACGCCGCGATGGTTCCCGCCTCCTGGCTTCCCGTCGTGGTGGCCGAGCTGCGCGGCACCGGGGTCGGGGTCGCCTCCGCCCTGGACTTCCCGACCGTCGGCGTCATGACCAGCGCGGGCAAGGCCGCCGAGGCCGCGGAGATAGCCCGGCTCGGCGCGACCCAGCTCGACATCGGCGTCCAGGTCGGCTGGCTCAAGAGCGGCCGCTACGACGACTTCCGCGAGGACATCGCGGGCGTGGTCCGGGCCTCGGGCCTGCCCGTCAAGGTCATGCTGGAACTGCCGCTGCTCACCGACGACGAGAAGGAGACCGCCGTCGAGCTCGCCATGGAGGCGGGTGCCGCCTTCCTGAAGAACGCCAGCAGCGGACAGATCGAGACTGCGAACCCGGCGAGCGTTCGCTACCTTGTTGACCGGGCGCGGAACGGGGTTCAGGTGAAGGCGTCCGGGTCCATCAAGACCTACCGGCAGGGCCTGGAACTCCTGCGCGCGGGTGCCTCGCTGCTCGGGACCAGCGCCGGTCTGGCGATCGTCACGGACACCGGTGACGAGTCGACCGTCAGCTACTGA
- the rbsD gene encoding D-ribose pyranase yields the protein MKRSGILNAELSGALATLGHTDLLLVVDAGFPIPRDARRVDLALAENLPDLRTVLGLIADELVVEGVVRAGDVPTHNPRLDAWLRERFSGAEFTTRPHAEVLGELARQAKVVVRTGAFEPWGNIGLFCGVDAPRWFGGEGVVVPDHYASKL from the coding sequence GTGAAACGCTCCGGCATCCTCAACGCCGAACTGAGCGGGGCCCTGGCCACGCTCGGCCACACCGACCTGCTGCTGGTCGTGGACGCCGGCTTCCCCATCCCCCGGGACGCGCGCCGCGTCGATCTCGCCCTCGCCGAGAACCTCCCGGATCTGCGGACGGTGCTCGGGCTGATCGCCGACGAACTGGTCGTCGAGGGCGTGGTCCGCGCCGGGGACGTCCCCACCCACAACCCCCGGCTCGACGCGTGGCTTCGCGAACGCTTCTCCGGCGCCGAGTTCACCACCCGTCCGCACGCGGAGGTACTCGGCGAACTGGCCCGGCAGGCCAAGGTCGTCGTCCGCACCGGAGCTTTCGAACCCTGGGGCAACATCGGCCTGTTCTGCGGCGTCGACGCCCCCCGGTGGTTCGGCGGCGAGGGCGTCGTCGTCCCGGACCACTACGCCTCCAAGCTCTGA
- a CDS encoding sugar ABC transporter ATP-binding protein — translation MAAARDAATGGSAPPGTPPAAAPAVRIRGLSRNFGPVRALSDVSFDVPAGEVTALLGENGAGKSTLLKILAGLQPPSDGGVTVFGEEVTSFDPSTMLGRHGVAIVPQELSLLPDRSVAENVLSGVEPGNRWFPSRRRMLERTTELLAELDLRLDPNASVRTLDLATQQLIVVARSIARGCRVLILDEPTAMLTPAEADRLFALMDKLKAAGTTMLYVSHRMPEVFRLADHIQVLRDGTHVASWRSAETSPDEAVAAMVGRELGQFTRRSERGTEPSGEPVLKVRELSGHRHSGVSFDLRPGEILGVAGLPDSGRVEMLHHLFGGDRGTGGTVELLGRPYERRNPIASVERRLAFVPGERRAQGLLTTMSVGENIGALTTRTFSRLGIVRRRAFDAQSADQAKRLRVKTATMSQPITSLSGGNQQKAVLGRWLAINPGVLILDEPTRGVDIGAKAEIYEQLFALARQGLAILCSSSDLPELLTLTDRIAVMSEGRLVSCVDTAEATEESIMALATGAVPAAA, via the coding sequence ATGGCCGCCGCCCGCGACGCCGCCACGGGCGGCTCGGCACCTCCCGGCACCCCGCCCGCCGCCGCCCCGGCCGTCCGGATCCGGGGCCTGTCCCGGAACTTCGGCCCGGTACGCGCCCTCAGCGACGTCTCCTTCGACGTCCCCGCGGGCGAGGTCACCGCCCTGCTGGGGGAGAACGGGGCCGGCAAGTCGACCCTGCTCAAGATCCTGGCCGGCCTCCAGCCGCCCAGCGACGGCGGCGTCACCGTCTTCGGCGAGGAGGTCACGTCCTTCGACCCGAGCACGATGCTCGGCCGGCACGGCGTCGCGATCGTCCCCCAGGAGCTGTCCCTGCTGCCCGACCGCAGTGTGGCGGAGAACGTGCTGAGCGGGGTCGAGCCGGGCAACCGCTGGTTCCCCTCCCGGCGCCGCATGCTGGAGCGCACCACCGAACTCCTCGCCGAACTCGACCTCCGCCTGGACCCGAACGCCTCCGTGCGGACCCTGGACCTGGCCACCCAGCAACTCATCGTGGTCGCCCGGTCCATCGCCCGGGGCTGCCGCGTGCTGATCCTGGACGAACCCACCGCCATGCTCACCCCGGCCGAGGCCGACCGGCTGTTCGCCCTGATGGACAAGCTCAAGGCGGCCGGGACGACCATGCTCTACGTCTCGCACCGCATGCCCGAGGTGTTCCGCCTGGCCGACCACATCCAGGTGCTGCGCGACGGCACCCACGTCGCCTCCTGGCGGAGCGCGGAGACCAGCCCCGACGAGGCCGTCGCCGCCATGGTCGGTCGTGAACTGGGCCAGTTCACCCGCCGTTCGGAGCGCGGCACCGAGCCCAGCGGCGAACCCGTGCTGAAGGTAAGGGAGTTGAGCGGACACCGGCACAGCGGTGTCTCCTTCGACCTGCGCCCCGGCGAGATCCTGGGCGTGGCCGGACTGCCGGACTCCGGCCGGGTGGAGATGCTGCACCACCTCTTCGGCGGGGACCGCGGGACCGGCGGCACCGTGGAACTGCTGGGCAGGCCCTACGAACGGCGCAACCCGATCGCCAGTGTCGAACGGCGGCTCGCGTTCGTGCCCGGCGAGCGACGCGCCCAGGGGCTGCTGACCACCATGAGCGTCGGCGAGAACATCGGCGCGCTCACCACGAGGACGTTCAGCCGGCTCGGGATCGTCCGCCGCCGTGCCTTCGACGCGCAGTCCGCCGACCAGGCGAAGCGGCTGCGGGTCAAGACCGCCACCATGAGCCAGCCCATCACCAGCCTGTCCGGCGGCAACCAGCAGAAGGCCGTCCTCGGACGCTGGCTGGCGATCAACCCCGGTGTGCTGATCCTCGACGAGCCCACGCGCGGTGTGGACATCGGGGCGAAGGCCGAGATCTACGAGCAGCTGTTCGCCCTCGCCCGGCAGGGCCTGGCGATCCTCTGCTCCTCCTCGGACCTGCCCGAACTGCTGACCCTGACCGACCGGATCGCCGTGATGAGCGAGGGCCGGCTGGTGAGCTGCGTCGACACCGCGGAGGCGACCGAGGAATCCATCATGGCCCTCGCGACCGGAGCGGTGCCGGCGGCGGCCTGA